In Syntrophus gentianae, one DNA window encodes the following:
- a CDS encoding pentapeptide repeat-containing protein has protein sequence MGDLLKTPRADLTEANLSNVQFTNADLSEANLTGANLSSADLEEANLSKADRRKTCLSKVNLQGAKLIDADLSYTDLSDANLTGADLRKANLNKTNFSGACLRGAKLNEEVSAYPFFNIHASCLIMSEGALLNFIKNSHCCLSGIDSTAANNRQSPRRQDKAFLLPSERAG, from the coding sequence ATGGGGGATCTCTTAAAAACACCTCGGGCGGATCTGACTGAGGCCAACCTCAGCAACGTGCAATTTACCAATGCAGACCTCAGTGAAGCAAACCTTACCGGAGCGAATCTCAGCAGTGCGGACCTTGAAGAGGCAAATCTCAGCAAGGCAGACCGCCGGAAGACATGCCTCAGTAAAGTGAACCTGCAGGGCGCGAAGCTCATCGATGCTGATCTAAGTTATACGGATCTCAGTGATGCCAATCTAACCGGTGCAGATCTCAGAAAGGCAAATTTAAATAAAACGAATTTCAGTGGCGCGTGTCTCCGTGGTGCAAAACTTAACGAGGAAGTTTCTGCTTACCCCTTTTTCAATATCCACGCGTCATGCTTGATCATGTCGGAGGGGGCATTGCTAAACTTCATAAAAAATAGCCATTGCTGCTTATCCGGCATTGATTCAACAGCTGCAAATAATCGGCAGTCACCAAGGCGGCAGGATAAAGCATTTCTTCTTCCATCTGAGCGTGCAGGATAA
- a CDS encoding AAA family ATPase — protein MSFKNVADTDKKLREVGYISSQEIATVVFLAGATQKPVLVEGPAGVGKTELAKAVAKALKRELIRLQCYEGLDESKALYDWEYSKQLLYTQMLKEKIQDIIADTRTLPEAMDRIALQEDAFFSDRFVHPRPLLQAITSEEPVVLLIDEVDKTDPEFEAFLLELLSDFQVTIPEIGTKIARNIPFVFLTSNAFRELSDTLKRRCLYLHIDYPDKERELGILEVKFPGIDQVFAEKIVEAVRTIRGLDLKKKPCVSETVDWTRSLIALQMFEIKPEVIKGTLNVLCKSEADGQKIRDHFSRPPQDGSCSA, from the coding sequence ATGTCTTTTAAAAATGTGGCGGATACTGACAAAAAGCTTCGGGAGGTCGGGTATATTTCCTCACAGGAAATCGCCACGGTGGTTTTCCTGGCGGGGGCGACACAAAAGCCGGTCCTCGTGGAAGGGCCTGCGGGAGTGGGAAAAACGGAACTGGCCAAGGCCGTGGCAAAGGCGCTGAAGCGGGAGCTGATCCGGCTCCAGTGTTATGAAGGGCTCGACGAGAGCAAGGCCCTCTATGACTGGGAATATTCCAAGCAGCTCCTCTACACCCAGATGCTGAAAGAGAAGATCCAGGACATCATTGCCGACACCCGGACGCTTCCGGAGGCAATGGACCGGATCGCCCTCCAGGAAGATGCGTTTTTTTCCGATCGGTTCGTTCATCCCCGCCCCCTGCTCCAGGCCATAACTTCTGAAGAACCGGTTGTGCTCCTGATTGACGAGGTCGACAAGACCGATCCGGAGTTCGAGGCCTTTCTCCTGGAGCTGCTCAGTGATTTTCAGGTGACCATCCCCGAGATCGGGACAAAAATCGCCCGGAACATCCCTTTCGTGTTCCTCACCTCCAACGCCTTCCGTGAGCTGAGCGACACCCTCAAGCGCCGCTGCCTCTACCTACACATCGACTATCCCGACAAGGAACGGGAGTTGGGGATCCTCGAAGTGAAATTTCCCGGCATCGATCAGGTCTTCGCCGAAAAGATCGTAGAAGCGGTCCGGACCATCCGGGGACTGGATCTGAAGAAAAAGCCCTGCGTTTCGGAAACCGTGGATTGGACGCGGTCCCTCATCGCCTTGCAGATGTTCGAGATCAAGCCGGAGGTGATCAAGGGGACCTTGAATGTCCTGTGCAAGAGCGAAGCGGATGGACAGAAGATCCGGGACCATTTCTCCCGTCCACCGCAAGACGGTTCCTGTTCAGCATGA
- the tpx gene encoding thiol peroxidase: protein MCPCRAWWLVGSEVKVGDKAPAFSVLDKDLREVKLSDFAGKVKIISVTPSLDTPVCDLQARKFNAEANTLGDQVSILNISMDLPFAIARFCTNAGIEKIRTLSDHRDASFGNAYGVLIKELRLLSRAIFVIDQSDIVRYLEIVPEITNHPDYDQAIAEARKLRRFIQEGLESRWDPYWE, encoded by the coding sequence TTGTGCCCGTGCCGGGCATGGTGGTTAGTAGGCAGCGAAGTAAAGGTTGGCGATAAAGCGCCAGCGTTTTCGGTCCTTGACAAAGATCTTCGTGAAGTTAAGCTTTCCGATTTTGCGGGAAAGGTCAAAATCATCAGTGTGACGCCATCCCTTGATACGCCGGTCTGTGATCTTCAAGCAAGGAAATTCAATGCGGAGGCGAATACCCTCGGAGACCAGGTATCCATCCTCAATATCAGCATGGATCTGCCCTTTGCAATCGCTCGATTCTGCACCAATGCCGGCATTGAAAAAATCAGGACGCTTTCGGATCATCGCGATGCATCTTTCGGGAACGCCTATGGCGTGCTGATTAAGGAGTTGAGACTTCTGTCCCGTGCGATTTTTGTCATCGACCAGTCAGACATTGTCCGCTATCTTGAGATTGTCCCCGAGATTACCAACCATCCGGACTACGACCAGGCCATTGCTGAGGCAAGAAAGCTGAGGAGATTTATACAAGAAGGTTTGGAAAGTCGTTGGGATCCTTATTGGGAATGA
- a CDS encoding AbrB/MazE/SpoVT family DNA-binding domain-containing protein, translated as METAKISPKYQVVIPKKLRDALKLSPGQKVQMIMYDNRIEMIPLKKISEMKGFLKGIDTTVTREPDRV; from the coding sequence ATGGAAACAGCGAAGATTTCCCCGAAATACCAAGTCGTGATCCCCAAGAAGCTGAGAGATGCCCTGAAGCTGTCGCCCGGGCAGAAGGTTCAAATGATTATGTATGACAACAGAATTGAAATGATTCCCCTGAAGAAAATATCTGAAATGAAAGGATTTCTAAAAGGAATAGACACGACTGTGACAAGAGAGCCCGACAGAGTATGA
- a CDS encoding type II toxin-antitoxin system VapC family toxin, translated as MNIVDSSGWLEYFADGPNALFFSQPLQKIADLVVPTITIYEVFKVVLRQRTESDALQAIALMQQGAVVDLTSNISITAAKLSIEHHLPMADSIILATGHIYGATLWTQDSDFKDLHAVRYIEKKSG; from the coding sequence ATGAATATCGTCGATTCCTCCGGGTGGCTCGAGTACTTCGCTGACGGCCCCAATGCCCTTTTCTTTTCTCAGCCCCTTCAGAAGATCGCTGATCTTGTCGTCCCTACTATCACTATATACGAGGTCTTCAAAGTGGTGCTTCGCCAGCGCACCGAGTCTGATGCCCTTCAGGCGATTGCACTCATGCAGCAAGGGGCGGTCGTTGACCTTACGTCAAATATCTCCATCACAGCCGCGAAACTCAGCATCGAACATCATCTCCCTATGGCCGACAGTATCATTCTTGCTACCGGGCATATCTATGGGGCAACCCTATGGACCCAGGACTCCGATTTCAAAGACCTGCATGCAGTCCGATACATCGAAAAGAAAAGCGGATAA
- a CDS encoding ArsR/SmtB family transcription factor has product MKDFLKVTKALSDLNRVKMLKMLQHKTMCVCEIRAALDIAQPTASKHLKILEEAGLVHSRREGQWVNYYPTDGQESPYAATLLGNLRHWLEGDIDVRQLLEKIPSIRREEIVCRQGKTCQGK; this is encoded by the coding sequence ATGAAAGACTTTTTGAAAGTGACCAAGGCCCTGTCCGATCTGAACCGGGTAAAAATGCTGAAGATGCTGCAGCATAAGACGATGTGCGTCTGCGAAATTCGGGCAGCCTTGGACATTGCCCAGCCCACGGCGTCGAAGCATCTTAAAATTCTTGAAGAGGCTGGGCTGGTCCATTCCCGGCGAGAGGGCCAGTGGGTAAATTACTACCCCACCGACGGCCAGGAAAGTCCCTATGCCGCAACGCTGCTGGGAAACCTCAGGCACTGGCTGGAAGGCGACATCGATGTCCGACAGCTCCTCGAAAAGATCCCCTCTATTCGACGGGAAGAGATCGTATGTCGGCAGGGAAAAACATGCCAGGGGAAATGA
- a CDS encoding alpha/beta hydrolase — translation MMKAAGGFILGSVIAVLLGCDIQKNMLYYPGQYTIADIQRYAAENDLRMWPDSNAGYQGIVSRKSPANLKGTIVIFHGNGGPAIFRTYYIAALESRGYRVVLAEYPGYGGRSGELSEKSFVADARRAALRAKGEFGGPLYLWGESLGCGVASALATDTELRPQGVVMLTPWDSLLGEARTQFPWFPVKFFLSDRYDNIANLAAYHGPVAVILSKRDEIIPNKLTEKLYHSLSQPKRMWTFENSGHNDWPSRPELDWWSEVMDFLNAHQPD, via the coding sequence ATGATGAAAGCGGCGGGGGGATTCATCCTGGGAAGCGTCATCGCCGTTCTCCTGGGATGCGACATTCAAAAAAATATGCTCTATTACCCCGGCCAATATACCATCGCTGACATCCAGCGATACGCTGCGGAGAACGACCTGCGAATGTGGCCTGACTCAAACGCGGGGTATCAGGGCATCGTGAGCCGGAAAAGCCCGGCGAATCTCAAAGGCACGATCGTCATCTTTCACGGGAACGGCGGGCCGGCCATATTCCGGACCTACTATATTGCCGCCCTGGAATCGCGGGGCTACCGCGTGGTATTGGCCGAATATCCGGGTTACGGCGGCCGTTCCGGCGAATTGAGCGAAAAGAGTTTTGTTGCCGACGCCCGGCGGGCAGCCCTTCGCGCCAAAGGGGAATTCGGCGGTCCCTTATACCTGTGGGGAGAATCTCTAGGCTGCGGAGTGGCATCCGCTCTGGCTACGGATACAGAACTTCGTCCTCAAGGCGTCGTTATGCTCACCCCTTGGGATTCTTTGCTGGGAGAAGCAAGGACCCAGTTTCCGTGGTTCCCCGTCAAGTTCTTTCTCAGCGATCGGTATGATAATATTGCAAACCTGGCTGCTTATCATGGCCCTGTCGCCGTCATTCTGTCCAAAAGGGATGAAATCATCCCCAACAAATTGACGGAGAAACTGTATCATTCCCTTTCCCAACCCAAACGAATGTGGACTTTTGAAAACTCAGGGCATAATGATTGGCCGAGCCGTCCCGAACTGGACTGGTGGAGCGAGGTCATGGACTTTCTGAATGCACATCAACCGGATTGA
- the nudC gene encoding NAD(+) diphosphatase gives MEKTNPAWWFLFAAHNHKILVLEESASVSVPLIVDPPSIGLSTIREQHLGTLAGVDCYCAEVSEKNPLPPKSVFSGLREIHGLLPEPLFAIAMKALHLLDWDETARYCGCCGRETVPAREAHARECPVCGMMVFPRISPAVIVLVEKDGQVLLARGTRFKTEIFSVLAGFVEPGETLEDAVHREIEEEVGIKVRDVRYFGSQPWPFPDSLMIGFTAKYAGGELKIDRTEIVEAGWFHPEKLPNIPGTVSIARRLIDWFVESKRQEDTPPGP, from the coding sequence TTGGAGAAAACGAATCCGGCGTGGTGGTTTTTATTCGCAGCTCATAATCATAAGATCCTGGTTCTGGAAGAAAGCGCCTCCGTATCCGTTCCCCTGATCGTCGATCCGCCATCGATCGGCCTTTCGACGATCAGGGAACAACACCTGGGTACCCTGGCGGGGGTCGACTGCTATTGCGCCGAGGTCTCGGAAAAGAATCCCCTCCCGCCAAAATCAGTCTTTTCCGGATTGCGCGAAATTCACGGCCTCCTGCCCGAACCTTTATTTGCCATTGCCATGAAGGCCCTTCACCTGCTGGACTGGGATGAAACGGCCCGCTACTGCGGCTGCTGCGGCAGGGAAACGGTGCCTGCCAGGGAAGCGCACGCCCGCGAATGCCCAGTCTGCGGGATGATGGTCTTCCCCCGCATCTCACCGGCCGTCATTGTTCTGGTGGAAAAAGACGGCCAGGTGCTTCTGGCCCGCGGCACAAGATTCAAAACGGAAATATTCAGCGTCCTGGCCGGTTTTGTAGAGCCGGGCGAGACTCTCGAGGATGCCGTTCACCGGGAAATCGAGGAGGAGGTAGGCATCAAGGTTCGGGATGTCCGTTATTTCGGCAGCCAACCCTGGCCCTTCCCCGATTCCCTGATGATCGGCTTCACCGCCAAATATGCCGGCGGTGAGCTGAAAATCGACAGGACGGAAATTGTCGAAGCCGGCTGGTTCCATCCGGAAAAACTCCCAAACATCCCCGGAACGGTCAGCATCGCCCGTAGGCTGATCGACTGGTTCGTCGAATCTAAGCGGCAGGAGGACACCCCGCCTGGGCCATAG
- a CDS encoding thioredoxin family protein — translation MKIKVLGPGCTRCHQTEQLVREAVAEAGVDAEIEKVTDVMKIASYGVFGTPAVIIDEKVKSVGKIPKKEEILKWLKG, via the coding sequence ATGAAAATTAAAGTGTTAGGACCTGGATGTACCCGCTGCCATCAAACGGAACAACTTGTCCGGGAAGCCGTCGCCGAGGCCGGCGTGGACGCGGAAATTGAAAAGGTAACCGACGTGATGAAAATCGCCTCATACGGCGTTTTCGGCACACCGGCCGTGATCATTGACGAGAAGGTTAAATCCGTGGGGAAAATCCCGAAAAAAGAAGAGATCTTAAAGTGGCTCAAAGGATGA
- a CDS encoding arsenate reductase ArsC, translating to MDTNRKKRILFVCTHNSSRSQMAEGLLRALLGDHYEAFSAGTEPTRVHPGAIEAMAEIGIDIRNHRSKGLSFFGDEPFDEVVTVCGHAQEICPVVPGTHLKRHQGFEDPATATGTEADVLAAFRRVRDEIRAWILETY from the coding sequence ATGGATACGAACCGGAAAAAGCGGATACTTTTCGTGTGCACCCATAACTCCTCCCGGTCGCAGATGGCTGAAGGGCTTCTCCGGGCGCTCCTTGGAGACCACTATGAGGCCTTCAGCGCAGGCACCGAACCAACGAGGGTCCATCCCGGGGCCATTGAGGCGATGGCGGAGATCGGCATTGACATCCGGAATCACCGATCCAAGGGACTCTCTTTCTTCGGGGATGAGCCTTTCGACGAGGTGGTGACCGTTTGCGGGCATGCCCAGGAGATCTGCCCCGTCGTTCCGGGAACCCATTTAAAACGCCATCAGGGTTTTGAAGACCCGGCAACGGCAACAGGGACCGAAGCCGATGTCCTTGCTGCCTTCCGGCGGGTTCGGGACGAGATTCGGGCTTGGATTCTCGAAACCTACTAA
- the glgP gene encoding alpha-glucan family phosphorylase produces the protein MKEMKVKDPVCGMNGWEELSYEYAGHLFYFCSTFCRDKFIDFPDLYLNHLPITKKLCLNGERNIAYFSMEIGIEPSIPTYSGGLGVLAGDTIRSCADLKVPMVAVTLLHHKGYFVQKLDAKGNQQELPSDWIPSDWLEPLGLVVSVEIEQRTVWIQAWLYEVTGQTGYVVPVIFLDADLPENDQIDRTLTDYLYGGDERYRLAQEILLGIGGVRMLGKAGYNNIRKYHMNEGHSSLLTLELLNRNGMKRNGELDYDAVREACVFTTHTPVAVGHDKFSYELVGQVLGEIIPLGSLKMLAGDKHLNMTQLALNLSGHVNGVAKKHVETSQAMFPGYSIDSITNGIHALTWSCESFIRLYDRYIPAWRNDPQSLRSALSILAEEIWEAHMEAKKILIEYVNRTTSHVFEPGVFTIGFARRSTAYKRPDLILTDTERLAQIAKSIGSIQLVFAGKAHPKDEPGKDLIRRIFNLSNKIDQSVRITYLENYDMTLGGLITSGVDLWLNTPLAPNEASGTSGMKAAVNGVPSLSVLDGWWIEGCIEGLTGWSIGSASSAQSDEQSDEAQELYKKLEQILQIFYSCRKKWIRVMQHCIAINGSFFNTHRMIQQYVLNSYFCRNQKLTTL, from the coding sequence ATGAAAGAGATGAAGGTAAAAGACCCTGTGTGCGGTATGAATGGATGGGAAGAACTTTCCTATGAATATGCCGGCCATCTCTTCTATTTCTGTTCAACCTTTTGCAGGGACAAGTTTATCGATTTCCCTGATCTTTACCTGAACCACTTGCCCATTACAAAGAAGCTCTGCTTGAACGGAGAGAGGAATATTGCCTACTTTTCGATGGAAATAGGCATTGAGCCGTCGATCCCCACTTACAGCGGGGGTCTTGGCGTGCTGGCAGGAGACACCATCAGGTCGTGTGCGGATCTGAAAGTGCCCATGGTTGCTGTTACTCTGCTGCATCATAAGGGCTATTTTGTGCAAAAGCTGGATGCGAAAGGCAACCAGCAGGAATTGCCTTCCGACTGGATACCTTCAGATTGGCTGGAGCCCCTCGGTTTGGTGGTCAGTGTCGAGATCGAGCAAAGAACGGTCTGGATTCAAGCCTGGCTTTACGAGGTAACGGGCCAGACAGGTTATGTGGTGCCGGTTATTTTCCTTGACGCCGATCTGCCGGAAAATGATCAGATCGACAGGACGCTGACCGATTACCTTTACGGAGGCGATGAGAGGTACCGGTTGGCCCAGGAGATTCTTCTGGGTATCGGCGGTGTCCGTATGCTCGGCAAGGCTGGGTATAACAACATAAGAAAATATCACATGAACGAGGGCCATTCCTCTTTGCTTACCCTTGAATTGTTGAACCGGAATGGAATGAAGAGAAATGGCGAGCTTGATTATGATGCGGTTCGCGAAGCATGCGTTTTTACCACACACACCCCTGTCGCAGTGGGTCATGATAAGTTCTCCTACGAACTGGTCGGGCAAGTTCTCGGCGAGATTATTCCCTTGGGTAGTTTGAAGATGCTTGCTGGTGACAAGCACTTGAACATGACGCAGCTGGCTTTGAATCTCAGCGGCCACGTGAACGGTGTAGCCAAGAAGCATGTCGAGACTTCCCAGGCGATGTTTCCGGGATACTCGATAGATTCCATAACCAATGGCATACACGCTTTAACCTGGTCCTGTGAAAGCTTCATAAGGCTCTATGATCGCTATATCCCTGCCTGGAGAAACGATCCGCAAAGCCTCAGGTCTGCTCTGAGCATTCTCGCGGAAGAGATATGGGAAGCCCATATGGAGGCAAAGAAGATCCTGATCGAGTATGTAAACCGCACGACATCGCATGTCTTCGAGCCGGGAGTTTTCACTATCGGCTTTGCCCGCAGGTCAACCGCCTACAAAAGACCTGATCTTATCTTAACCGACACGGAGAGGCTTGCACAGATTGCCAAGTCTATCGGCAGCATTCAACTTGTATTTGCCGGGAAAGCCCACCCAAAGGACGAGCCGGGAAAGGACCTGATCAGAAGGATTTTCAATCTTTCTAACAAGATTGACCAGAGTGTAAGAATCACCTATCTGGAGAATTACGACATGACGCTTGGCGGGCTGATCACGTCCGGCGTGGATCTCTGGTTGAACACCCCCCTTGCGCCGAATGAGGCGTCGGGCACTTCCGGGATGAAGGCCGCCGTCAACGGAGTCCCAAGTCTCAGCGTCCTCGACGGTTGGTGGATTGAGGGGTGCATCGAAGGATTGACCGGCTGGTCCATCGGTTCAGCATCATCAGCCCAATCGGACGAGCAATCGGATGAAGCCCAGGAATTGTACAAAAAGCTGGAGCAAATTCTTCAAATCTTCTACAGTTGCAGGAAGAAGTGGATTCGGGTCATGCAGCACTGCATTGCCATAAACGGATCTTTCTTCAATACCCACCGGATGATCCAACAGTATGTGCTGAATTCGTACTTTTGTAGAAATCAGAAGCTGACAACGCTGTAG
- the uxx1 gene encoding UXX-star selenoprotein family 1: MTAEKIKIYGTETCPFTRQARAAYGEKAIFINVEDNPEKLDEMLSFSDGKRIIPVIVDEGKVIVGFSPDGGSGGG; the protein is encoded by the coding sequence ATGACAGCAGAAAAGATCAAAATTTACGGAACGGAAACTTGTCCCTTTACTCGGCAGGCCCGTGCAGCCTATGGAGAAAAGGCCATTTTCATCAACGTGGAGGACAATCCGGAAAAACTTGATGAAATGCTCTCCTTTTCAGACGGTAAGCGGATCATTCCCGTTATTGTGGATGAGGGAAAGGTGATAGTCGGTTTCTCCCCGGACGGAGGTTCCGGCGGTGGCTGA
- a CDS encoding hemerythrin domain-containing protein, with translation MELKVPESLRLEHARFRKQLCALTEDKTDFAVAVQAVMVLFDKHSIKEETKVFPVLEVLPLLAERKTNDSMKLLQGVADEMKAGLHEELLEEHRTIVESLRGISQSAMAQNRREYVDFAECFILHAQMEEEMLYPAALVTADYLQLLNQCRISSNGYFL, from the coding sequence ATGGAATTGAAGGTGCCCGAATCACTCCGGCTGGAGCATGCGCGATTTCGGAAACAGCTTTGCGCCCTGACTGAAGATAAAACTGATTTCGCCGTTGCAGTTCAAGCTGTGATGGTCTTATTTGATAAGCATTCCATCAAGGAAGAAACGAAAGTCTTTCCTGTCCTGGAAGTCTTGCCCCTGCTTGCTGAAAGAAAAACCAATGATTCAATGAAATTGTTGCAGGGTGTTGCTGATGAAATGAAAGCGGGCCTGCATGAGGAGCTCCTTGAAGAACACAGGACTATTGTGGAGTCGCTGAGAGGTATTTCCCAATCGGCCATGGCTCAGAACCGGAGAGAATATGTCGATTTTGCTGAGTGCTTTATCCTGCACGCTCAGATGGAAGAAGAAATGCTTTATCCTGCCGCCTTGGTGACTGCCGATTATTTGCAGCTGTTGAATCAATGCCGGATAAGCAGCAATGGCTATTTTTTATGA
- a CDS encoding permease has translation MKEHYKLLIIILLFLGAYFIPWGHPIIRRSGLEAFMMLQEYAQQHVLTCLIPAFFIAGAIAVFVSQASVLKYFGPAANKFLSYSVASISGTVLAVCSCTVLPLFAGIYTRGAGIGPATAFLYSGPAINVLAIVLTARVLGWQLGLARAIGAVTFAVLTGFLMALIFRRDDANRMTGDIYVPDAEDDSRTILQDALYLLTMVLILVFAAFARPAPGVSGIWAFLFAAKWAITAVLLVVLGIMLKAWFSREELTNWVEATWGFMKQIAPLLLGGVLVAGFLLGRPGYPALIPESYIQTLVGGNSLWANLFAAVVGAFMYFATLTEVPILQGLIGSGMGQGPALSLLLAGPALSLPNMIVIAGIMGVKKTFVFCSIIILLSTLAGMGYGWLVSL, from the coding sequence ATGAAAGAACATTATAAACTATTGATTATCATACTGCTTTTTTTGGGAGCTTATTTTATTCCCTGGGGCCATCCTATTATTCGCCGGTCGGGCCTGGAAGCCTTTATGATGCTCCAGGAATACGCCCAGCAGCATGTCCTGACCTGCCTGATCCCGGCGTTCTTTATTGCGGGGGCCATCGCGGTCTTTGTTTCGCAGGCCTCGGTGCTGAAGTACTTTGGTCCCGCAGCCAATAAATTTCTTTCCTACTCCGTGGCTTCGATATCCGGCACGGTGCTGGCTGTTTGCTCCTGCACCGTACTGCCGTTGTTTGCAGGAATTTACACCCGCGGCGCCGGCATTGGTCCCGCTACGGCTTTTCTTTACTCCGGACCGGCCATCAATGTGCTTGCCATCGTCTTGACGGCCAGGGTTCTCGGCTGGCAACTGGGACTGGCCCGGGCGATTGGGGCGGTAACCTTCGCCGTTCTCACGGGTTTTTTGATGGCCCTGATCTTTCGCAGGGATGACGCCAACCGGATGACAGGGGATATTTACGTTCCCGATGCGGAGGACGATTCCCGCACGATCCTCCAGGACGCCCTGTATCTGCTTACCATGGTGCTGATCCTGGTTTTTGCCGCCTTTGCCCGTCCGGCGCCCGGCGTGTCCGGAATATGGGCCTTCCTGTTTGCCGCCAAATGGGCCATTACAGCAGTTCTTCTGGTTGTGCTGGGCATCATGCTGAAAGCCTGGTTCTCCAGAGAGGAACTGACCAACTGGGTCGAGGCCACATGGGGATTCATGAAACAGATTGCCCCCCTGTTACTGGGCGGCGTTCTCGTGGCGGGCTTTCTGCTGGGACGTCCCGGTTATCCGGCGCTGATTCCGGAAAGTTACATCCAGACCCTGGTGGGAGGAAATTCGCTGTGGGCCAACCTTTTCGCCGCCGTTGTCGGGGCATTCATGTACTTTGCCACGTTGACGGAAGTCCCCATTCTTCAAGGGCTCATCGGTTCAGGCATGGGTCAGGGACCGGCCCTCTCCCTGCTGCTGGCCGGTCCGGCGCTATCTCTCCCCAACATGATCGTCATTGCCGGAATCATGGGGGTGAAAAAGACCTTTGTTTTCTGCTCAATCATCATCCTTCTTTCCACTCTGGCGGGGATGGGCTATGGTTGGCTGGTTTCTCTATAA
- a CDS encoding pentapeptide repeat-containing protein: MGSNLYDTFLKDVFIKEILINGLIIGVVGTAIFAALKENLNVLRTNLLITSAKRKIRKGHPRAVKRGVNMLAEIAIHMPYRKQEMLDIVTKEVFRNKFSYSGKVPPVTPPAMVEVFVDSLKAILGVPRKDENDHGVNIDLHKIALVAKEGESIYLEKMNFKDVVLWGSEFIRVDFSRSDFENADLGGVRFENCGLEDLNLKNTRMSFSFLEPERPTILSNSIASRSNIDEALIITGDAVQLQIIKTEIDQERREKLLSKKPMVMIE, encoded by the coding sequence ATGGGATCAAATCTATATGATACGTTTTTGAAAGATGTGTTTATTAAGGAGATCCTTATCAACGGGTTGATCATCGGGGTTGTTGGCACAGCAATCTTCGCCGCCCTGAAGGAAAATCTTAACGTTCTGAGAACCAACCTGCTGATAACAAGCGCAAAGCGGAAGATAAGAAAAGGCCACCCCAGAGCGGTCAAACGTGGCGTTAATATGCTTGCTGAAATCGCCATCCATATGCCCTACCGGAAGCAGGAGATGCTGGACATTGTGACCAAGGAAGTGTTTCGGAATAAATTCAGCTATTCCGGAAAGGTTCCGCCGGTCACGCCGCCAGCGATGGTGGAGGTCTTTGTCGATTCGCTCAAGGCCATCCTTGGCGTTCCCCGAAAAGATGAAAACGATCATGGCGTAAACATAGATCTCCACAAGATCGCGTTGGTTGCGAAGGAAGGGGAAAGCATCTATCTCGAAAAAATGAACTTCAAGGATGTGGTCTTGTGGGGAAGTGAATTTATCCGAGTGGATTTTTCCCGCTCTGATTTTGAGAACGCCGATCTCGGTGGGGTTCGCTTTGAAAATTGCGGGCTGGAAGATCTCAATCTGAAAAATACCAGGATGAGTTTCAGCTTCCTTGAACCTGAGCGACCTACCATTCTTTCCAACTCCATTGCATCTCGCTCGAATATTGATGAAGCGCTGATCATTACGGGAGATGCCGTTCAATTACAAATAATAAAGACGGAAATCGACCAGGAGCGCCGTGAAAAGTTATTAAGCAAAAAGCCGATGGTCATGATTGAATAG
- a CDS encoding GNAT family N-acetyltransferase, translated as MKRVRLSTLNDYSDWLKLAKEVEPLFGSMTEDPIFCNSLRQAILKGNAFCITESANDKSGELFLGGIVISKEANEIVWFAVLQHSRGKKIGTTLLSEVMKQLDYTRPITVTTFDRTIEAGTRARRLYESFGFRDSIGAGPNPAGIPTVTMTLERLNANHGIHESGSLSC; from the coding sequence ATGAAGAGAGTGCGGTTATCAACGCTGAATGACTATTCCGATTGGCTGAAACTGGCAAAAGAAGTAGAGCCATTGTTTGGATCCATGACTGAAGACCCGATCTTTTGCAACAGTCTAAGGCAGGCCATACTAAAGGGCAATGCCTTCTGCATCACTGAAAGTGCGAATGACAAGAGTGGCGAGCTCTTTCTTGGCGGTATTGTGATTTCCAAAGAGGCAAACGAGATTGTCTGGTTCGCGGTACTGCAACACAGTCGGGGGAAGAAAATAGGTACCACTCTCCTATCTGAGGTCATGAAACAACTCGATTATACAAGACCAATCACAGTAACGACATTTGACCGAACAATAGAAGCCGGGACACGGGCAAGAAGGCTTTACGAGTCGTTTGGGTTCCGCGATTCTATTGGGGCTGGTCCGAATCCGGCGGGCATTCCAACGGTCACCATGACCCTTGAAAGGCTCAATGCCAACCACGGCATACACGAATCCGGATCTTTGTCATGTTGA